A region of Cheilinus undulatus linkage group 10, ASM1832078v1, whole genome shotgun sequence DNA encodes the following proteins:
- the gla gene encoding alpha-galactosidase A produces the protein MLRHLFLLALVVALPRAAEALDNGLALKPTMGWLHWERFMCNIDCEKDPDNCISERLYMQMADVMVKEGWKEAGYEYVCIDDCWSSRYRDAQGRLQADPKRFPGGIKKLADYVHSKGLKLGIYGDVGKNTCAGYPGSLGYYETDAQTFADWGVDLLKFDGCFMPWRLLGEGYMKMSKALNKTGASILYSCEWPLYEWPFHKPNYTAIRETCNHWRNSDDVYDSWSSVKSILNWAADHQDIIVPSAGPGGWNDPDMLVIGNFGLSHSQQESQMALWAIMAAPLLMSNDLRDICPRSKELLQNRRIIAISQDPLGKQGYRSAIEDSFEVWERPLFQKRLAIALMNKQEIGGPRGFFIRMVPGWKICNPQCNVTQILPQYKELGVQTPNSDVVISVSPSGTALLTVTPINSDSSSLGLHWTDLSVKHKEAFS, from the exons ATGTTAAGACACTTGTTCCTCCTCGCGCTCGTAGTTGCACTGCCTCGTGCTGCTGAAGCTCTGGACAATGGTCTGGCGCTCAAACCCACAATGGGCTGGCTGCACTGGGAGAGGTTCATGTGTAATATCGACTGTGAGAAGGACCCCGACAACTGCATCAG TGAGCGCCTGTACATGCAGATGGCAGATGTGATGGTGAAGGAGGGCTGGAAGGAGGCCGGTTACGAGTACGTCTGCATTGATGACTGCTGGTCCTCCCGTTATCGCGATGCCCAGGGCCGCCTGCAGGCAGACCCCAAAAGGTTCCCGGGGGGCATCAAGAAACTGGCCGACTAT gTTCATTCTAAAGGCCTGAAGCTGGGCATCTATGGAGACGTGGGGAAAAACACCTGTGCTGGATACCCCGGCAGTCTGGGTTATTATGAGACAGATGCTCAGACTTTTGCAGACTGGGGTGTGGATCTGCTCAAGTTTGATGGCTGCTTCATGCCCTGGAGACTGCTGGGAGAAG gttacatgaaaatgtcaaaggcactgaacaaaACTGGAGCAAGTATCCTGTACTCCTGTGAGTGGCCTTTGTACGAGTGGCCTTTCCATAAG CCCAACTACACGGCCATCCGTGAGACGTGCAACCACTGGCGGAACTCTGATGACGTATACGACTCGTGGAGCTCTGTGAAGTCCATCTTGAATTGGGCTGCTGATCATCAGGACATTATCGTCCCATCAGCTGGACCCGGGGGCTGGAACGACCCTGATATG CTCGTGATTGGAAACTTTGGCCTGAGTCACAGCCAGCAGGAGTCTCAGATGGCATTATGGGCCATCATGGCAGCCCCTCTGCTCATGTCTAATGATCTGAGGGACATTTGTCCTCGCTCCAAGGAGCTGCTGCAGAACAGACGCATCATCGCCATAAGCCAGGATCCATTGGGCAAGCAAGGATACCGTTCTGCCATA GAGGACAGCTTTGAAGTGTGGGAGAGGCCGCTGTTTCAGAAGAGACTGGCTATTGCTCTGATGAACAAACAGGAGATCGGCGGTCCAAGAGGGTTCTTCATCAGAATGGTCCCTGGCTGGAAGATCTGCAACCCTCAGTGTAATGTCACCCAGATCCTGCCTCAGTACAAAGAATTAGGTGTTCAGACTCCAAACAGCGACGTGGTTATATCGGTCAGCCCTTCAGGAACTGCTCTACTGACCGTTACTCCCATCAACAGTGACTCAAGCTCTCTCGGGCTGCACTGGACAGACCTCTCGGTCAAACACAAGGAAGCCTTTTCATAG